The Periophthalmus magnuspinnatus isolate fPerMag1 chromosome 15, fPerMag1.2.pri, whole genome shotgun sequence genomic sequence CTAACGACCCCGAGTTCTACAAGTAATACTCTTATAAAATGTCCTAATTTATCATATGTCATTTGCAAAATAACACCTTGAAACATAATTTATAAACCTATCAAAAGTAATCTTCAAATTGAACACATGTATTGTTATATATAAGCGCAAGCTGTTCAATTGTAACTTGTTGCTACACAAACAACAGTAACACTTTTACCGGGGATGCCGTTAGTATACATAAAGAACAGTGTAAGCCAGTGGTTTAATTAGTTTGAAATCCaacttttttcaatatttttgtaagttatttttgtgaatttatcAACTTGACAAattttggacacatttattttgttttacgtTGTATCCAATATGAAAAATAGTGATCATCCAAGTATTACACGAACTAGCAATTATGTGATGACCTGTGCTGCCGTGCTACATTTTTACACCCTTCGGACCAAAATATCTTTCTTGATGTAGCATCCCGGGTCTTGCTGCCAACTTCGCAGTCTTTCCACTCCCTGAGGTTTGTGAAGTCTTGACTGGACTCCAGCTGGTTTCTTCTGGGGTAGTTTGACATTTCAGTGTGGACGTCCTGGGAAGCTTACATCATGAGGGACAGGGGCAGCTCAGTGCAATTTGTGACCACACTGTTCACCGTGGACAAAGGGGAGACTGTGGAGGCAGGAAACTGGTTTGGAGGAACAACCAAAACatctaatgaaatgtgtgttacGTCCTCAGTGCATATTTAAATACGCAGTAGAACATGCgcgtattttttctgttttgttcaaGATTTGAGTAATTTGTTTTgatcatttaaaggtacactatgtaactttttctgtttaTACTTTTGGAAATGGTATTGCTtaggaatatttcacagtaaggCATTGATCTTGctattattcaattacaggtgttgctcaaaaataccttgacaaacacatttttactgtaagcaggggtcgtttctccacagatctgacgtgacCTGACGAcatcacccgcttgtctccatggagataagttcaatgcaatactgtgggacattccggacaaagcagtgacatctcgGTAGATTGTGAACCTTTAATCCCAGGTGTTACAGGTGTTAgcagtttttaaatgttcaggtttgaCAGACATTTATCATCAATAAATGtactaaaaaatgtaataaattgtaATATGTTCAGATTTTTACAGTGAGTCCTGGTTTGCTGATATATTAAAACTTTTTCAATTAAAACTTTCCAATTTTTTGAGAAGAAGAACATTATTGTGACTACTTACCATTGATTACCTTtatttgccaatctctacaaaacatttatttattgtaacatTCATAATTCAGAAGTATGTTTGATTTTTCTACtaaatttgtgttgtgtttgttttaaatactATCTATGAAGCTCCTGTTTACCTGAAAGTGAATGCAGCTGTACATATGGAGTGGTGTCTATCACTGTATTATGTAACAGAGATTTGTAACAATGAAATAATCCCTAATTACACTAATGCATCTTTTAATCCTACTTTCACTTTCAGACAGCAGGAGGCGTCACTCTCCTGCTGTCTGTCTTTTGAGCGCCAGTCCCCGTGTCGGTCCATAGGGGGCACTGTTGCTCCGCGTAAAAACCACAAGAAAAGCCACATTCCTTCAGGGCAGCCGCTCGAGCTCTGACTTTGAGAAAAACAAGTTTGAGAAAGATGCCTGAAAGAAAGGAAGGACTTAAATCAGTTCAGTGTGTCGCTGCGCGGTGACTAGACAACTTATACGCCGTGGTACAAGACTGCAACTTGTGTTTAGTGAAGTTTTGCGCTATAAACTCAGCCTTTTACACTGATAAAACTAGGTCAAGGTTTCAGATTTACCGTGGGGCTATTCTGTGTGTGTAGTAGACGGGAATAGGTTCGTTGGTGAGGATTATGCAACAAGTAGATGTCTAAAAATTGAAGCTAGTGCACTCTTCGCCGCTCATACTTGCGGTCTCACCCGGTCCACTGGGAGAAGCCGAGGGGTGGGGGAGCGCAGCGTTTCCTTCCATTACAAATACATGTGTCAGCTTCCACAGaccagaggggagagagagggggagggagggaagaggctGCCCGCTTGGCTCGCTCGCCTGCTGGACACACACACGGCTGGGGTGGCCTTGTCACCGGAATGTCCCTACTGCTGCATGCTTTTAAAAGACAGGCGTTTGTTGGAGAAGACAAGCAAAGTTTTTGTGCACTTAACCCTTTGGCCTGTACAAATCGTGCTACTATTTTATCAGATCGTGTTGTTTTTACttgtttatatagcacaataaTGAAATTAAAACACATATATGAAGAGTGGGCCACTTTTACGCACGTAACTGGCTGTGCGTAATATACGTTTGAATGACTTGTATCCAAAATCCTCATACAGATCACTCCACATTGCTATGAATGAATGAACCGCGTGACTGATAAGACTTTAACATTATAATAGCAATACATTTTAACCTAATGAATCTCTTTAATAACTATTTAAAGCAAAGGGATACATTATTGTTATCCGCAAAGTTGTGTACTAGTAAACATCTGATTGAACTGGCTGCAGTGTGCGTTCAAATCTCAGCTAAACTTCCCGTACATTCTTTCTCAGCGAGAGCCAACCCAAGAAGCAAAACCAACTTCCACAAAATTGGTTGTGTgattaaaagtagaaaaaaggAGCTCGGAGTGCTGTGTGAAGGATTgcgggaggagagggggggagaagggggagcAGGGCTAGAGTTTCAAGGCGTGGTTTTGGAGCGCAGACATCCAACCGGTGAatggaagttgttttttttccaaagcgCAGGAGGCGGCTCTTTGCTGAAGTTTGTGCGGACTGTGTTAAGCCCCTCCCCGAGCGCGCACTCTGGGTTAAATAGAGAGCGGACGGTCTTGGTTCACATTGAAGCACGCAGCCCAGCGCTTCTACAGGGGAGGACATACACAAGCGACCACAACACAACTTCAGCCCCCCTTCTCCTACCTAACTTCGGATTTACTCTAACTTTCGGGGAGCAACTTTTCCAAGAGACTTTCGCCTTCAAACAAAACCAGTCGTGGCACAAAGGCGTCTTTGCGTAAACAACTGCTCGGTTCTCCATGAAAGAGGGAGTGCGGCAGCAAATTTGGGGAAAAGAGATGTCTGCGACTGTCTTGTCAGCTTTCTACGACATGGACATGCTTTACAAGGTGAGATTCATTGTAGAATCACACTGGAGGGGTCTGGAGTTTGTGTAAAGTTAGTATTTTAGCTGGGGCAACAAGTGGTCTAAACTTAGAGTTGGTTtagttaaaatgtgttataactTGATGTCTGCAGCTCGCTtatgtctcccctctctccacaggACAAAAGCATGAACATGAACGCCCTGCACATTAACAGTATGCTGGACAAGAAAGCGGTGGGAGCGCCAGTCACGACTCCGAGCTCCGGCGGCTCTTTCGCGCCTGGATTTTTCCGCAGAAACTCGACCAGCAACTTGGAGGCAATGAACAACGGCAACAAATACCCGCTGGGCTCCTACAGCAGCCTGAAAGAAAACACCCCGACCAGCAACAGCAGCGCCACGGCCCTCATGAACAAGGAGAACAAGTTCCGTGACCGCGCTTTCAGTGAGAGCGCAGAGCGGGGCGTGCTGCAGCCCAAGGCCGGCTCACAGATCAACTCCACCCGCTACAAGACGGAGCTGTGCCGACCCTTTGAGGAGAACGGCTCCTGTAAATACGGGGAGAAATGTCAGTTTGCCCACGGTTACCACGAGCTCAGGAGCCTGTCCCGCCACCCCAAGTACAAAACAGAGCCGTGCCGCACTTTCCACACTATCGGTTTCTGCCCCTACGGTCCCCGCTGTCACTTTATCCACAACGCGGACGAGCGGAGACCTGCTCCCGCGGGTAACGCCAACGCCCAGCCCACAGAGCCCCGCTGCGGGTACGGCCAGAGGGACATGCTGCCTCCCCAGCAGCTCTTTACGCAGCGGGACAGACCAAAGCTTCACCACAGCCTGAGCTTCTCCGGCTTCTCCACTCACCACGGGCTCGAGTCTCCCCTGCTCGACAGCCCCACGTCCCGCACTCCTCCCCCGCAGAACAGTGCGTCCTCCTCGGCCTCCAGCTTCTACGAGGAGGCGCTGTCCCCCAGCTCCTGCATTAACAGCGCTTTCAACTTCCCTGGCCAGGATCTCAAAGCCTTACTGGCCCCGCTGGCAGTGCACACTTCCAGCGGCTACAGCTCCAGCGGTGCCTACTATGGGAACATGCCTGGCAGCGTGTGCccgccctcccctcctccctcctacaACATGAGCCACCTGCAGGCGCTGCGCCGCCTCAACGAGTCCCCGGTGTTCGAGCCCCCTCCCAGCCCGCCAGACTCGCTCTCTGACCGGGAGAGCTACGCGAGCGGGTCCCTAAGCTCTTCCGGGAGCCTCAGCGGCTCTGAGTCCCCGAGTCTGGACGCGGGGAGGCGTTTGCCAATCTTCAGCAGGCTGTCGATTTCTGATGACTGAACTTGtttggtgttgtttttgttttcaaacgGATTACGGATGGCCTAAAGGGGAGTGGAGGACTCAGACTGGCCCTTATCACGCAGTGGTTCAATCCCTGGCCACGGGCCACGGCTACATTTCAGCGGCAGACACCAGCTGAAgtgcctttgagcaagacattaGTCCCCAGCAGCAGCTCTCGGGGCAGTAACTGCTCTGACCTCCCTGGAGGGGGGCAGAGCAGAGCCCCACCTGGGATCAATGAACAGTCAGAAGTGTCCTTGACCTGGCATTAGTCTAGTGTTTCTTGTATGTAATATAGCTGTATTAAAGTTAGATAGTAACAGAAGGCATTCCAccagtgccttgcccaagggcTCAGAGCAGCCCCTCCTTCAGCTCTATCAGGCAAGCCACACTTTTCCTGGGATTAGATGTGTAACATGACTTGACAAGAAGAAGAGACTAAAGCGGTGTCAGATTTCCTCCATCCTGCCAAGAAAATGCCTTGACTCAAAGtaacatgttttcttttcttctcctaAAAGCTTCTACTTCCATTCCAGTCTGTCTTCTCCCAGCGCCACCCAGTGGCTGCTGGCTTAGTCTAGCTTGTTGCTTGGTTAAAAAGCACTCTTGAGTTGGGTTTGTTTGGGGAAATCACTGCTGATggttgaatatatatttttttagctgttttttgaGTGATTTACATAGCGGTGCATAACTGGCTATGGactatttaacttatttattatcTTGTGAAAAAGTATAGGCTACATTGGTAATTTGTGTCCATACTGTATTTATCAAGTATGATGAAGCAATAGATCTATAttcttttatgtttaaattatgATCGCCATTATTAATCTGCATAAAGTGGAGTGTATGTTCTTTTCacagtaatatatattttttgtttttttttctccttttgtaACTTCActtggttatttttattgtaaatgagtaaaaaaaaatcttaatttaAGAGAACGTAtgtgatatttatttcattaattttgtttttgtttacgtTTAATAAGGTTTGCGTGTTTGCTACAGAGGTCTGTCAGTGTGTAGAAGGCTTTTCCcgtttttatttagattttttttgtagaatGTATAAACAATGTGGTTGTACAGACCGTCCAAACCGTTCGTTTTGTTTTAGACCAGCGTCAAACAACccaagtaaatttaaattaaccAAAAAGTATTTCTGTGCTTGCACGAGGTGTCACTGTGATTCCAGCCACGTGCTAAAGAATGTAGCATCCCCAGTATTTCTGATGTAGTGCCTATGGGGTTCACCATCCTCAACTTGCCTTATATAAGATTAACCAAATAAAGTATTTTCCTACGTCTTTTATATACACAGGTCGTACTGAATGTAGAGCAAGGTTGTTACCACTCTGATAAGACAACCATAACTTCTTCTAAACCCCCATtccttattatattattattatttctttattttcttgttgAATCTAGTTATTGGAGGGTTTTCGCTGGCGAGGGACGTGGTTTAACACATTTGGGTGTACATAGTAGGTACAGGGGGATGCGCACTATGTACTTTTGACTACTTTATCAGAAGTAAAGCTTTTTGAATGTAACACAAACGGACAAACAAGAGAGTTGTGATATTTTTGGGGAGTCAGTTCACTACAAATTGAGTGTGAGACTGTTAACTTtgtactgtacatttttgtagTTCTCCcaataaaagacattttgaaaataaCTTTCTACTTATAGTTTACTATTATGCTCATGTCTGTTTTCAGGGCTACATGTGAGTTAAGAAATATCTCTGACTTAAGTTTGTCTATTAAAATAATTCTGAAAGTGCTGAAAAAAAGCATTATATTGACATAGTAGCAAATTAGTTGGATACGAAACAAAATGGATATTGTAAACATCAACATAATCTGGAAAAGAAATACTACAGTATATCTGGCCTACTGCAACTCGTTATTTTGGGTACTTCTTCATTTTGTACTACACATAATAGAACTATTAAAGCAAGTATTTTTATAGTATGACTAGAATAGGTACTATCACTATAAGCACTGAAGTAGAAATATTTGATAAGTTAGATGCAAAAATGCTCAAAACCACCtgagttaaagtaaaaaataaagtttacttgaggtcaaaatgctTGTAAAGCTTCTACACAACTACAATACGGTATCTGTCCCTATCTGCTCACAGTTACACTTAGCACTGTGCTACAAATTATGCAACTACTACTGTCTGCAAATATCAAACTGCCACTACCACTCTAACTGTTAAGAAGGAAAGTACTTCATCTCACTTCCATCCACAGTTGTTCAATAAAGTATACACATGAGAAGTATTTACAAGTGTACGTTAGTTACTTTGACATAACACACTGTCACACAAGAAGATAAAACTGATACTTTTCTACTTACAAATGTGACAAACCTGCAGACAATATGATCCCTTATAACTGAAAAGTACTTTACTTTCACATTCCACTGTTCATTGGTTTCTCCTGTACTCGAGCTGATAATCCTGATATCTTTTATACTTACTGTAACTTGCCGATATGACCCAGTCTGACAAAAACAGTGCAGTTGGAAAAAGCCTCCAGGCCCCAGGAAGAAGTGAGCCcccagtgacctttgaccccacttGGCTAACTGCCTTTGAGCCTTTATGTGCAGTGAaaactcctcctgctcctgtgaGTACAGTCAAAAGAGGAGGCATGGGTAGGATTTGGACGCCGCTGAGAAACGCATTCCACCCCCCCGTTCTAGCAAGTTCTGGACAGTACTAGCAAGGAGTACACTGGACTGCATGCAAGAGGAATATTATTGTACTATAGAAGTCAGGTTAAAAGTGATAGTGGTAATCAAAGTAGGAGTAGTCAGAGTAGTGGCAGTAAAAAGTTGTTAAGAGCTGTTACTTAtcgtagtattagtattagtagtagtagtagtagtagtagtaatggtggtggtagtagtggtagtagtagtaatggcagACATGTAGTACCAGTGGTAGTTATTGTagtaattgcagtagtagtagaaatactTGCTATGTTAAtaatgttagtagtagtagtagtagttgttgttgttgtagtagttttacAAGTTCTCAATAGTAATCATATGGTCGTAGTAAATGTACAGTGCAATGTTGGTGATGGTGAAAGTATAcagggtagtagtagtagtagtactatagtaggtaggtagtagtagtagtagtagtagtagtgacagtagaaatggtggtggtggtagtagtaggtagtaacagtagtacagtgtagtatagtgACTCTGGAAAAGTTTTAGTACTCTCACATGGTTGAAACTGTTGGAGGACATCTTGTTTCACTTGTGTTACTTTTTGAGCAGCTTGAGTCAGTGGAAGTATGATCAGTTTTGAACACGGCCAAGGTCTGCACTCCCATCCTGTTTTGGTCCATTCAGCGAGTCCAGAAACATCCAGAAGGCAGATTTAATATCACGCTGAAATCAAGCCACTACAAGACAGATTACATTTAATTAGATCGACtgcttt encodes the following:
- the zfp36l2 gene encoding mRNA decay activator protein ZFP36L2, translating into MKEGVRQQIWGKEMSATVLSAFYDMDMLYKDKSMNMNALHINSMLDKKAVGAPVTTPSSGGSFAPGFFRRNSTSNLEAMNNGNKYPLGSYSSLKENTPTSNSSATALMNKENKFRDRAFSESAERGVLQPKAGSQINSTRYKTELCRPFEENGSCKYGEKCQFAHGYHELRSLSRHPKYKTEPCRTFHTIGFCPYGPRCHFIHNADERRPAPAGNANAQPTEPRCGYGQRDMLPPQQLFTQRDRPKLHHSLSFSGFSTHHGLESPLLDSPTSRTPPPQNSASSSASSFYEEALSPSSCINSAFNFPGQDLKALLAPLAVHTSSGYSSSGAYYGNMPGSVCPPSPPPSYNMSHLQALRRLNESPVFEPPPSPPDSLSDRESYASGSLSSSGSLSGSESPSLDAGRRLPIFSRLSISDD